A genomic region of Desulfonatronum thiodismutans contains the following coding sequences:
- the ilvC gene encoding ketol-acid reductoisomerase — MRVYYEQDAPLEPLVGKTVAIIGYGSQGHAHAQNLRDSGCNVVIGQRPGGENWRLAKEHGFEPMSAADAAKTADVIQILVQDQYQPKVYQEEVLPNLTAGKTLVFAHGFNIHFNQILPPKDVDVVMVAPKGPGHLVRREYERGGGVPALVAVHQDATGQALATALAYARGIGSTRSGVLQTTFQEETETDLFGEQAVLCGGVSALIRAGYETLIEAGYQPEVAYFECMHELKLIVDLLYEGGFKKMHHSISDTAEYGDLTRGPRLVDGRVKQEMKRVLEEIQQGQFAREWILENQAGRPAFYALRRQVEEHPIEEVGERLRGMMAWLQK, encoded by the coding sequence ATGCGCGTATATTACGAACAGGACGCCCCATTGGAGCCTTTGGTCGGCAAAACCGTTGCCATCATCGGATATGGCAGCCAGGGCCATGCCCATGCCCAGAATCTGCGGGATTCGGGATGCAACGTGGTCATCGGGCAGCGGCCCGGCGGAGAGAACTGGCGTTTGGCCAAGGAGCACGGCTTCGAACCCATGAGCGCCGCGGACGCGGCCAAGACCGCCGACGTGATCCAGATCCTGGTCCAGGACCAGTATCAGCCCAAGGTCTATCAGGAGGAAGTTCTGCCGAATCTTACGGCTGGCAAGACTCTGGTTTTCGCCCATGGGTTCAATATCCACTTCAACCAGATCCTGCCCCCCAAGGACGTGGACGTGGTCATGGTCGCCCCCAAGGGCCCGGGACACTTGGTGCGCCGGGAGTATGAGCGCGGCGGCGGCGTGCCGGCCCTTGTGGCCGTGCATCAGGACGCCACGGGCCAGGCATTGGCCACGGCCCTGGCCTATGCCCGGGGCATCGGCTCGACTCGTTCCGGGGTCTTGCAGACCACCTTCCAGGAAGAAACCGAGACCGACCTTTTCGGCGAACAGGCCGTGCTCTGCGGCGGGGTGAGCGCCTTGATCCGGGCCGGTTACGAAACATTGATCGAAGCCGGGTACCAGCCAGAGGTGGCCTATTTTGAATGCATGCACGAACTGAAGCTGATCGTGGACCTGCTGTACGAGGGTGGGTTCAAGAAGATGCACCACTCCATCAGCGATACCGCTGAATACGGCGACCTGACCCGAGGTCCGCGTTTGGTGGACGGACGGGTCAAGCAGGAAATGAAGCGGGTTTTGGAGGAGATCCAGCAAGGTCAATTTGCCAGGGAATGGATCCTGGAGAACCAAGCCGGTCGTCCCGCCTTCTACGCGCTGCGCCGCCAGGTGGAGGAGCATCCCATTGAGGAAGTCGGCGAGCGACTGCGGGGCATGATGGCCTGGCTGCAAAAGTAG
- a CDS encoding YggT family protein — translation MGLTANFIFAVAFVLNSVLTVYFWIVIISALMSWINPDPYNPIVRALRSLTEPVFHKIRSVIPFVMVGGLDLSPIAVLLGIKFLQIFLVQSLYQFAAGF, via the coding sequence ATGGGTCTCACGGCCAACTTTATCTTCGCGGTGGCGTTCGTCCTGAACTCGGTCCTTACCGTCTATTTCTGGATCGTGATCATTTCCGCCCTGATGTCTTGGATCAACCCCGATCCTTACAATCCAATCGTCCGCGCCCTGCGCTCGCTCACCGAGCCGGTCTTTCACAAGATCAGGAGCGTGATACCGTTCGTCATGGTCGGCGGACTGGACCTCTCACCCATCGCTGTGCTGTTGGGGATCAAGTTTTTGCAAATTTTTCTGGTACAGTCCCTGTATCAATTCGCCGCTGGATTCTAG
- the ilvB gene encoding biosynthetic-type acetolactate synthase large subunit: MERTGAQVLLECLLQEGVESIFGFPGGAVIDIYHHLPEYPALRHFLVRHEQGAIHAADGYARATGRVGVCLVTSGPGATNTVTGIATAYMDSIPVVIITGQVPTPLIGNDAFQEVDIVGISRPCVKHNYLVKDVKDLAWIIKQAFYLARTGRPGPVLVDLPKDVLQAKTVFEYPEAISMRSYNPNLAPNRRQVRKVTELLRQSRRPLVYSGGGVISSDAAEELTWLCRTLRIPVTSTLMGLGAFPGDDPLWLGMLGMHGTYAANMAVGHTDLLLAVGARFDDRVTGKISSFAPSAQVVHIDVDPTSIRKNVNVDVPIVADCRQALRGIREELEICPDLPDWSDAHQSWLEQVGEWQRDHPLRYTFSEEPIKPQFVVEKIYELTKGEAIITTEVGQNQMWAAQFSKFHRPRTFLTSGGLGTMGYGFPAAIGAQVAFPDKLVIDIAGDGSIQMNIQEMATAVSYNIPVKIVILNNGYLGMVRQWQELFYAKNYCATCMHLNPDFVKLAEAYGAAGFRVTKAADVERVLKEAFAIPGPAIVDVVVEPEENVYPMVPAGAALTDMLLV; this comes from the coding sequence ATGGAACGGACGGGGGCGCAAGTCCTTCTGGAGTGTCTGCTCCAGGAAGGCGTGGAGTCGATCTTCGGGTTTCCAGGCGGCGCGGTCATCGATATCTACCACCACCTGCCGGAATACCCCGCTTTGCGGCATTTTCTGGTCCGCCACGAACAGGGGGCCATTCATGCCGCGGACGGGTACGCCAGGGCCACTGGCCGGGTCGGGGTTTGCCTGGTCACCAGTGGTCCGGGCGCGACCAATACGGTCACCGGCATCGCCACCGCCTACATGGACTCCATCCCCGTCGTGATCATTACCGGCCAGGTCCCCACGCCCTTGATCGGCAACGACGCCTTCCAGGAAGTGGACATCGTCGGCATCTCAAGACCGTGCGTGAAGCACAACTATCTGGTCAAGGACGTGAAGGACCTGGCCTGGATCATCAAGCAGGCTTTCTATTTGGCCCGCACCGGGAGGCCCGGACCGGTGCTGGTGGATCTGCCCAAGGACGTGCTCCAGGCCAAGACCGTTTTCGAATATCCGGAAGCCATTTCCATGCGCAGCTATAATCCCAATCTCGCGCCCAACCGCCGTCAGGTGCGCAAGGTCACGGAACTGCTGCGGCAAAGCCGGCGACCCCTGGTTTATTCCGGCGGCGGGGTGATTTCCTCGGATGCCGCCGAAGAACTGACCTGGCTGTGTCGGACCCTGCGCATCCCGGTGACTTCCACGTTGATGGGCCTGGGCGCGTTTCCCGGCGACGACCCTCTTTGGCTGGGCATGCTGGGCATGCACGGAACCTATGCCGCGAACATGGCCGTGGGTCACACGGACCTGCTTTTGGCAGTGGGGGCGCGCTTCGACGACCGGGTGACCGGAAAAATCAGTTCCTTCGCCCCGTCGGCCCAAGTGGTGCATATCGACGTGGACCCCACCTCCATTCGCAAGAACGTCAACGTGGACGTGCCCATCGTGGCCGATTGCCGCCAAGCCCTGCGCGGAATTCGCGAGGAACTGGAAATCTGCCCGGACCTGCCGGACTGGAGCGATGCCCACCAGTCCTGGCTGGAGCAGGTAGGCGAATGGCAACGCGACCATCCCTTGCGTTACACGTTCAGCGAAGAACCGATCAAGCCGCAATTCGTGGTGGAAAAGATCTACGAACTGACCAAGGGCGAGGCGATCATCACCACGGAAGTGGGACAGAACCAGATGTGGGCGGCCCAATTTTCCAAGTTTCACCGTCCTCGAACCTTTCTGACCTCCGGCGGATTGGGGACCATGGGCTACGGTTTTCCCGCGGCCATCGGCGCTCAGGTGGCCTTTCCGGACAAGCTGGTGATCGACATCGCCGGCGACGGGTCCATTCAGATGAACATCCAGGAAATGGCCACCGCGGTGAGCTACAACATCCCGGTGAAGATCGTGATTTTGAACAACGGCTATCTGGGGATGGTCCGACAATGGCAGGAACTGTTCTACGCCAAGAATTACTGCGCCACCTGCATGCATCTCAATCCGGACTTCGTGAAACTGGCCGAGGCCTACGGCGCGGCCGGGTTCCGGGTGACCAAGGCCGCGGATGTGGAACGGGTGCTCAAGGAAGCCTTCGCGATCCCCGGGCCGGCCATTGTGGACGTGGTCGTGGAACCCGAGGAAAACGTTTATCCCATGGTTCCGGCCGGCGCCGCGCTGACCGACATGCTGCTGGTGTAA
- a CDS encoding DUF465 domain-containing protein → MEQHEMELITRLVPENPELAELWNDHQEYEKQLARFEGKPYLSPSEDAELKLLKKTKLAGKTKIQAILDKHRKSEA, encoded by the coding sequence ATGGAACAGCATGAAATGGAACTCATTACCCGACTGGTGCCGGAAAACCCGGAGCTTGCCGAACTGTGGAACGATCACCAGGAATATGAGAAACAGCTGGCCAGGTTCGAGGGCAAGCCCTATCTTTCACCGTCGGAGGACGCCGAACTGAAGCTTTTGAAGAAGACAAAATTGGCCGGCAAGACAAAAATCCAGGCCATCCTGGACAAGCATCGAAAATCGGAGGCGTAA
- a CDS encoding cysteine synthase: MIHDHVLSLIGKTPLVALRKLNPFPGVQIAAKIEEFNPGGSIKDRVALAMIEQAEASGLLTPDKVIIEATSGNTGIGLAMVCAVKGYKLMLLMPESASEERRRIMLAYGATIHLTPGHLSTDGAIEEAYRLHREEPERYVLMDQFNNPASIAAHYRTTAQEIWDQTEGRATHVVATLGTSGTVMGLTKRLKELNPDITVVAVEPYAGHKIQGLKNMQESYPPGIYDKHAPDRILNVEDETAFDLCRKLANQEGIFAGMSSGAALSGALQLARELDQQAAKHPSGPPPLVVVIFPDGGIRYLSTPLFAPPQEQGVQVRDLRRRELTALRPGKSAMRLFTPGPSLDDITGFGAWRRIVLLDVAARYLNQKDAKASDRAEVLVGVADLDDRAVAAARAGGMSLEVSGKQALSTIRELASRLGVSSQVRFVSAGQCAPELLQACRKLLSKGLGYEKLRSVYFDVRRDKHYGDLLGVDPEKLRSGSTVDLDGYVKDNPRDFTLLKRTSLADLKDGFFLQTEWGNVRPSWYLQMAGVVMHGQSQGQSQGQSQELTLVLGDDDHRFPHLENLCSIWRAVSNTQPQAWITAQSATCADTETSCSLSSLPVTDIPPLALRFWLLSGSYHTALQCSAESLEMWLKNWRRIQQTLARLHTLAPDAEPKKPATNIGQNIGQNIGPNIGQSLFNVKQALTDCLENDLNLPAFWPALFQCTREINAAINQNRLSTQEAAACVDLFRYLDAVLGLVDWTEVPLRPSDLPDHVRDLCARRETARGDKDFATADALRQKIEAAGFRIQDTSDRTLIFSAS; this comes from the coding sequence ATGATTCACGACCATGTTCTCTCGCTCATCGGCAAGACGCCGCTGGTGGCCTTGCGCAAGCTGAACCCCTTTCCCGGAGTCCAAATCGCCGCCAAGATCGAAGAGTTCAATCCCGGCGGCTCCATCAAGGACCGGGTGGCCCTGGCCATGATCGAACAGGCCGAGGCATCCGGGCTTCTGACCCCGGACAAGGTGATCATCGAAGCCACCTCCGGGAATACCGGTATCGGCTTGGCCATGGTCTGCGCGGTCAAGGGGTACAAGCTGATGCTGCTCATGCCCGAGTCAGCCTCGGAGGAACGCAGACGGATCATGCTGGCCTACGGGGCGACCATCCACCTCACGCCGGGCCATCTGAGCACGGACGGGGCCATCGAAGAAGCCTACCGGCTGCACCGCGAGGAGCCGGAACGCTACGTGCTCATGGACCAGTTCAACAATCCGGCCAGCATCGCGGCCCACTACCGGACCACGGCCCAGGAAATCTGGGACCAGACCGAAGGTCGGGCGACCCACGTGGTGGCCACCCTGGGTACGTCTGGGACCGTGATGGGTTTGACAAAACGGCTGAAGGAACTCAACCCGGATATCACGGTCGTGGCCGTGGAGCCCTATGCCGGGCACAAGATCCAGGGCCTGAAAAACATGCAGGAGTCCTATCCGCCGGGCATCTACGACAAGCACGCTCCAGACCGGATTCTAAACGTGGAGGACGAGACCGCCTTTGACCTCTGCCGCAAGCTGGCCAATCAGGAAGGAATTTTCGCGGGCATGAGTTCCGGGGCCGCGCTCAGCGGAGCACTCCAACTGGCCCGCGAATTGGACCAGCAAGCCGCGAAGCATCCGTCGGGGCCGCCCCCCCTGGTAGTGGTCATCTTCCCGGACGGCGGCATCCGCTACCTGAGTACCCCGCTTTTCGCCCCGCCCCAGGAGCAGGGCGTTCAGGTCCGGGATTTGCGCCGACGCGAGTTGACGGCGTTACGGCCCGGCAAGTCCGCCATGCGCCTGTTCACCCCCGGCCCCAGCCTGGACGACATCACCGGATTCGGAGCATGGCGCCGCATCGTTTTGCTGGACGTGGCGGCCAGGTATCTCAATCAGAAGGACGCCAAAGCCAGTGACCGGGCTGAAGTGCTGGTGGGCGTGGCCGATCTGGACGACCGGGCCGTGGCCGCTGCCCGGGCCGGAGGCATGAGCCTGGAGGTGTCCGGAAAGCAAGCCCTTTCCACGATTCGGGAGCTTGCCTCGCGCCTGGGCGTTTCCTCCCAGGTCCGTTTCGTCTCCGCGGGCCAGTGCGCCCCGGAACTGCTCCAGGCCTGTCGCAAACTGCTCAGCAAGGGTCTCGGGTACGAGAAGCTGCGCTCGGTCTACTTCGACGTGCGCCGGGACAAGCACTACGGGGACCTGCTCGGGGTGGACCCGGAAAAATTGCGCTCCGGCTCCACCGTGGACCTGGACGGCTACGTCAAGGACAATCCCCGGGACTTCACCCTGCTCAAGCGCACCTCCCTGGCGGATCTCAAGGACGGCTTCTTCCTCCAGACCGAGTGGGGCAACGTCCGTCCCAGTTGGTACCTGCAGATGGCTGGTGTGGTGATGCACGGCCAGTCCCAGGGCCAGTCCCAGGGCCAGTCCCAGGAACTGACCCTGGTCCTCGGAGACGACGACCATCGTTTTCCGCACCTGGAAAACCTTTGCTCCATCTGGCGCGCAGTAAGCAACACCCAGCCCCAGGCCTGGATCACGGCCCAGTCCGCCACCTGCGCCGATACGGAGACCTCTTGTTCTCTGTCCTCCCTTCCGGTCACGGACATCCCTCCGCTCGCCCTGCGCTTCTGGCTGCTCTCCGGCTCCTACCATACTGCGTTGCAATGTTCCGCTGAAAGCCTGGAAATGTGGCTCAAAAACTGGAGACGCATTCAGCAGACCCTGGCAAGGCTGCACACCCTCGCCCCGGATGCCGAGCCGAAGAAGCCCGCGACGAACATCGGCCAGAATATCGGTCAGAATATCGGCCCAAATATCGGCCAGTCCCTGTTCAACGTCAAACAGGCTCTCACGGACTGCCTGGAAAACGACCTCAATCTACCCGCCTTTTGGCCTGCCCTGTTCCAATGCACCAGGGAAATCAACGCCGCGATCAACCAGAACCGCCTCTCCACCCAGGAAGCCGCGGCCTGCGTCGATCTCTTCCGGTACCTGGACGCCGTTCTGGGCCTAGTGGATTGGACCGAAGTTCCCCTCCGCCCATCCGACCTACCGGACCACGTCCGAGACCTCTGCGCCCGACGCGAAACCGCCCGAGGCGACAAGGACTTCGCCACAGCCGACGCCCTGCGCCAAAAAATCGAAGCCGCGGGCTTCCGCATCCAGGACACCTCGGATCGGACGCTGATCTTCTCCGCCTCCTGA
- a CDS encoding HAD family hydrolase → MRTGPSQVADPRLKGIVLDCDGVILDSFQANTVFYNSLRRGVGLPAMNSEEASFVHSHSVHESLRRIIPADRWNELEAVKKKIRYTDLMPYLQLEPGLERFLRTARSKGLRLAICTNRTDTMGAILDHYHLSSFFHPVETAATVTFPKPHPEGLNKILGKWGLRRSEIAFIGDSAVDEQTAASARVRFWAYKNERLRGDVLIQNFDTLSRWLLKRG, encoded by the coding sequence ATGAGGACCGGTCCAAGCCAAGTCGCCGACCCTCGGCTCAAGGGCATCGTTCTGGATTGCGACGGCGTGATCCTGGACTCCTTTCAGGCCAATACGGTGTTCTACAACTCGTTGCGCCGCGGAGTGGGGCTTCCGGCCATGAATTCAGAGGAGGCGTCGTTCGTGCACAGCCATTCGGTGCACGAGTCCCTGCGTCGGATCATTCCCGCCGACCGCTGGAACGAACTGGAAGCCGTCAAAAAGAAGATCCGGTACACGGACCTGATGCCTTATCTCCAGTTGGAGCCAGGTCTGGAGCGGTTTCTGCGGACGGCCCGCTCTAAGGGGTTGCGTTTGGCCATCTGCACCAACCGAACCGACACCATGGGGGCGATTTTGGACCATTACCACTTGTCCAGCTTCTTCCATCCCGTGGAGACGGCGGCAACGGTGACCTTTCCCAAGCCGCACCCGGAGGGACTGAACAAGATTCTCGGCAAGTGGGGGTTGCGTCGCTCGGAAATCGCCTTTATCGGCGACTCCGCGGTGGATGAACAGACCGCCGCTTCGGCCAGAGTCCGATTTTGGGCCTACAAGAACGAACGATTGCGCGGCGACGTCCTGATTCAGAACTTCGACACGCTCAGCCGGTGGCTACTCAAACGCGGTTGA
- a CDS encoding DUF167 domain-containing protein: MSKVVDRILRGDGHGWLLPIWVQPGAKRDQVSGIVDGRLKLRIAAPAVDNKANTALTAYVAGQLGLRRNQVALVAGTTGRKKTLRIVAEQEPDWERLAPAGM, encoded by the coding sequence GTGAGCAAAGTCGTGGACAGGATTCTTCGCGGCGACGGGCACGGATGGTTGCTGCCCATATGGGTGCAACCCGGAGCTAAGCGGGATCAGGTGTCCGGGATTGTCGACGGGCGGCTGAAGCTGCGGATCGCCGCTCCGGCGGTGGACAACAAGGCCAATACTGCCCTGACCGCGTATGTCGCCGGACAGTTGGGGCTGCGTCGGAATCAGGTGGCGTTGGTCGCCGGGACCACCGGCAGGAAAAAAACGTTGCGCATTGTCGCGGAACAGGAACCCGACTGGGAGCGCTTGGCTCCCGCGGGCATGTAG
- a CDS encoding sigma-54-dependent transcriptional regulator has product MSHASHISHKPHTFQSSPTVLVIDDEPGHRLMVRAVLEDVGWTVLEAADGGEGLVVCRETVNLDAVLLDIRLPDRDGISILQEIKSLHPQLPVIMLTAFGSVGSAVQAMKLGAFDYLTKPADNEELKAVLLKARDYLGLVRENQDLRRALGEEDGNPKLVGQSPAMRRVVELIHQVGPTEATVLVLGESGTGKELVVKAIHASSLRHSGPLVEINCAALPGELLESELFGYVKGAFTGAVNNKPGRFQLAEKGTLFLDEIGDMPPPLQAKLLRALQERTVEPLGGTQTVQVDVRIIAATHQDLPRLVSSGAFREDLYFRLNVLEIKLPPLRDRLDDLPLLTRHLLRKLSLKNRKPFRDVGPGFLETLTAYRWPGNVRELENALERALILARSDMLTPDLLPDHIRETSPERNRSAKNADEPSFDAAERQVLLDALEAHGGHRGKAAQALGVSRRTLQYKLHKHGLTSR; this is encoded by the coding sequence ATGTCCCATGCGTCCCACATCTCCCATAAACCCCACACGTTCCAATCCAGCCCCACGGTCCTGGTCATTGATGACGAACCCGGCCATCGGCTGATGGTCCGCGCCGTGCTGGAGGACGTGGGCTGGACGGTGCTGGAGGCCGCGGACGGCGGCGAGGGCCTTGTGGTCTGCCGGGAGACGGTGAACCTTGACGCCGTTCTTCTGGACATCCGCCTTCCGGACCGGGATGGGATATCCATTCTGCAGGAGATCAAGTCCCTGCACCCGCAACTGCCCGTGATCATGCTTACGGCCTTCGGCAGCGTCGGTTCCGCCGTGCAGGCCATGAAGCTGGGAGCCTTCGACTACCTGACCAAGCCCGCGGACAACGAAGAACTGAAGGCCGTTTTGCTCAAGGCCCGGGATTATCTGGGATTGGTTCGGGAAAATCAGGACTTGCGCCGAGCCTTGGGAGAAGAGGACGGAAATCCTAAACTGGTGGGCCAGAGCCCGGCCATGCGGCGGGTCGTGGAGTTGATTCATCAGGTCGGGCCCACCGAGGCCACGGTCCTGGTGCTGGGTGAATCCGGCACCGGCAAGGAGTTGGTGGTCAAGGCGATCCATGCGTCCAGCCTGCGTCATTCCGGCCCGTTGGTGGAAATCAACTGCGCGGCCTTGCCCGGGGAACTTCTGGAAAGTGAACTGTTCGGCTACGTCAAAGGGGCTTTTACCGGGGCGGTGAACAACAAGCCCGGTCGGTTTCAACTGGCCGAAAAGGGGACCCTGTTTCTGGACGAAATAGGGGATATGCCTCCGCCTCTTCAGGCGAAGTTGCTGCGGGCGCTTCAGGAGCGCACCGTGGAGCCGCTTGGGGGGACCCAGACCGTCCAGGTTGACGTGCGCATCATTGCCGCGACCCATCAGGATCTGCCCAGGCTGGTGTCCTCCGGGGCGTTCCGCGAGGACTTATACTTCCGGTTGAATGTCCTGGAGATCAAACTGCCTCCGCTTCGGGACCGGCTCGATGACCTGCCTCTGCTGACGCGCCATCTGTTGCGCAAATTGTCCCTGAAAAACCGCAAACCCTTTCGGGACGTGGGGCCTGGATTTCTGGAGACCCTTACGGCCTACCGGTGGCCCGGAAATGTCCGTGAACTGGAGAACGCGCTGGAACGGGCCTTGATCCTGGCCCGCTCGGACATGCTGACGCCGGATTTGTTGCCGGATCATATCCGGGAGACCAGCCCCGAGCGGAATCGTTCGGCGAAAAACGCCGACGAGCCTTCCTTCGACGCAGCTGAGCGTCAGGTCTTGCTGGACGCCCTGGAAGCCCACGGCGGCCACCGGGGCAAGGCGGCCCAAGCTTTGGGCGTCAGCCGCAGAACGCTGCAGTACAAGCTGCACAAACATGGACTGACGTCACGGTGA
- the ilvN gene encoding acetolactate synthase small subunit yields the protein MRHVLSVLVENEPGVLSRVVGLFSGRGFNIETLNVGPTLEDGLSLMTITTSGEEQIIEQITKQLRKLVTVVKVVDLTHLQSVEREMVLIKVNAEDERRAEVLRIADIFRCKVVDVSGNDLTLEITGDQGKIRAIVSLLQRFGIKEFARTGTVAMRRSMQVD from the coding sequence ATGCGTCATGTGCTGTCCGTACTTGTGGAAAATGAACCCGGAGTGCTGTCCCGGGTGGTCGGTTTGTTCAGCGGCCGCGGCTTCAACATCGAGACCTTGAATGTCGGTCCGACGCTGGAGGACGGTCTGTCCCTGATGACCATCACCACCTCCGGCGAAGAACAGATCATTGAGCAGATCACCAAGCAGCTGCGCAAGCTGGTGACCGTGGTCAAGGTCGTGGATTTGACTCACTTGCAGTCCGTGGAACGGGAAATGGTGCTGATCAAGGTCAACGCCGAGGATGAACGCCGGGCCGAGGTGCTGCGCATCGCGGACATCTTCCGGTGCAAGGTCGTGGACGTCAGCGGCAACGACCTGACCCTGGAAATCACCGGAGACCAAGGCAAAATTCGGGCCATCGTCAGCCTGTTGCAGCGATTCGGCATCAAGGAGTTCGCCCGCACCGGCACCGTGGCCATGCGCCGCAGTATGCAGGTGGACTGA
- the rsfS gene encoding ribosome silencing factor — protein MKTRPTTKEQTLTATPRETPGALSEDTQSKALAVAGWLEEKKARDVSVLDVTPFSAVADVMVICSAHGARHAQALADWLLERYAEKGIGYLGMEGYTEGRWILVDGNDVLVHIFQEDSREFYSLDGLWSRARSLLDAPNPEPPADKP, from the coding sequence ATGAAGACACGCCCCACGACAAAAGAGCAAACCCTGACAGCGACACCTCGCGAGACGCCCGGCGCCCTGAGCGAAGATACACAAAGCAAGGCCCTGGCCGTTGCCGGGTGGTTGGAAGAAAAAAAGGCCCGGGACGTTTCCGTCCTGGACGTCACCCCGTTTTCCGCCGTGGCCGACGTGATGGTCATCTGCTCAGCGCATGGCGCCCGACACGCCCAAGCCCTGGCGGACTGGCTTCTGGAGCGTTATGCCGAGAAGGGCATCGGCTATCTGGGCATGGAAGGCTACACCGAAGGACGATGGATTCTCGTGGACGGCAACGACGTTCTGGTGCACATCTTCCAGGAAGACAGCCGGGAATTTTACAGCCTGGACGGTCTCTGGTCCCGGGCCCGTTCCCTGCTCGACGCCCCGAACCCTGAACCGCCCGCGGACAAGCCATGA
- a CDS encoding twin-arginine translocase TatA/TatE family subunit: MFGIGMTELIVVLVIILIIFGANKLPEIGSGMGRAIKNFKKATTEPEEIEVSAKQKETTESKETAKES, encoded by the coding sequence ATGTTTGGAATAGGCATGACAGAACTCATAGTGGTGCTGGTGATCATCCTGATCATCTTTGGAGCCAACAAGCTCCCGGAAATCGGCTCCGGCATGGGTCGGGCCATCAAGAATTTCAAAAAGGCGACCACCGAGCCCGAAGAAATCGAGGTCTCGGCGAAGCAAAAGGAGACGACGGAATCCAAGGAAACCGCGAAAGAATCCTAA